In Tachysurus vachellii isolate PV-2020 chromosome 10, HZAU_Pvac_v1, whole genome shotgun sequence, the following proteins share a genomic window:
- the LOC132852367 gene encoding proton-coupled zinc antiporter SLC30A2-like isoform X1 produces the protein MVDLVKAQFTRQENTQYSLLLGSSDELKDDYLITELEEEQWMSFHCHSSRAACSQNHEKLVAQRKLQITCMICLVFLIAELIGGYVAHSLAVMTDAAHLLTDLGSILLSLFSLWISKKPASKSMTYGWHRSEILGGLFSVLSIWVVTAVLLFIAIQRIISNDYEINSNVMLITSGCAVVVNILMVFILHQSPGSHDHSHDHSNTSVRAAFIHVLGDLLQSLGVLLAATIIYFWPEWKVADPICTFLFSILILATTSTILKEIFRVLMEGTPPGIDYDSVKDSLLSVRGVKTIHSLHIWALTMSQQQMSVHVLIDEQTDPHTTLKDMTKLLQTEFSFHNITIQIEAYSEEMAYCSECQDRTD, from the exons ATGGTAGATTTGGTAAAGGCGCAGTTCACAAGGCAGGAAAATACTCAGTATTCTCTTCTTCTGGG ttcGTCTGATGAGCTGAAGGATGACTACCTTATCACTGAATTGGAAGAAGAACAGTGGATGTCATTTCACTGTCATAGCAGCCGAGCAGCATGCAGTCAAAACCATGAGAAATTAGTAGCCCAGAGAAAACTGCAGATCACATGCATGATCTGTTTGGTCTTCCTGATTGCAGAACTCATAG GTGGCTATGTTGCTCATAGTCTTGCTGTAATGACTGATGCAGCCCATCTTCTCACTGACTTGGGCAGCATTCTGCTAAGCCTCTTTTCCCTGTGGATCTCCAAAAAACCTGCTTCTAAAAGCATGACTTATGGCTGGCACCGCTCAG AGATATTGGGTGGCTTGTTTTCAGTGTTGTCCATTTGGGTTGTGACTGCTGTACTGCTGTTCATTGCAATCCAAAGAATCATCAGTAATGACTATGAGATTAATAGCAATGTCATGCTCATCACCTCTGGCTGTGCTGTGGTGGTAAATATCTT AATGGTGTTTATTCTACACCAGTCTCCAGGCTCTCATGATCACAGCCATGATCACAGTAACACCAGTGTGAGGGCAGCTTTCATCCATGTGCTGGGAGACTTGCTGCAGAGTCTGGGAGTTCTGCTAGCTGCCACAATCATCTACTTTTGG CCTGAATGGAAAGTAGCAGATcctatttgtacatttttgttttccatACTTATTCTTGCAACAACATCCACTATTCTGAAAGAAATTTTCAGAGTGCTCATGGAGG GAACACCACCAGGTATAGACTATGACTCTGTAAAAGACAGTCTGCTATCAGTCAGAGGAGTCAAAACAATACACAGTCTTCACATTTGGGCACTGACCATGAGTCAGCAACAGATGTCTGTCCATGTTCTCATAG ATGAACAAACTGATCCACATACTACACTTAAGGATATGACAAAATTGCTCCAGACTGAATTCAGCTTTCACAACATCACCATTCAGATAGAAGCATATTCAGAGGAAATGGCTTACTGCAGTGAGTGCCAGGACAGAACCGACTAA
- the LOC132852367 gene encoding proton-coupled zinc antiporter SLC30A2-like isoform X2, with product MVDLVKAQFTRQENTQYSLLLGSSDELKDDYLITELEEEQWMSFHCHSSRAACSQNHEKLVAQRKLQITCMICLVFLIAELIGGYVAHSLAVMTDAAHLLTDLGSILLSLFSLWISKKPASKSMTYGWHRSEILGGLFSVLSIWVVTAVLLFIAIQRIISNDYEINSNVMLITSGCAVVVNILMVFILHQSPGSHDHSHDHSNTSVRAAFIHVLGDLLQSLGVLLAATIIYFWPEWKVADPICTFLFSILILATTSTILKEIFRVLMEGIDYDSVKDSLLSVRGVKTIHSLHIWALTMSQQQMSVHVLIDEQTDPHTTLKDMTKLLQTEFSFHNITIQIEAYSEEMAYCSECQDRTD from the exons ATGGTAGATTTGGTAAAGGCGCAGTTCACAAGGCAGGAAAATACTCAGTATTCTCTTCTTCTGGG ttcGTCTGATGAGCTGAAGGATGACTACCTTATCACTGAATTGGAAGAAGAACAGTGGATGTCATTTCACTGTCATAGCAGCCGAGCAGCATGCAGTCAAAACCATGAGAAATTAGTAGCCCAGAGAAAACTGCAGATCACATGCATGATCTGTTTGGTCTTCCTGATTGCAGAACTCATAG GTGGCTATGTTGCTCATAGTCTTGCTGTAATGACTGATGCAGCCCATCTTCTCACTGACTTGGGCAGCATTCTGCTAAGCCTCTTTTCCCTGTGGATCTCCAAAAAACCTGCTTCTAAAAGCATGACTTATGGCTGGCACCGCTCAG AGATATTGGGTGGCTTGTTTTCAGTGTTGTCCATTTGGGTTGTGACTGCTGTACTGCTGTTCATTGCAATCCAAAGAATCATCAGTAATGACTATGAGATTAATAGCAATGTCATGCTCATCACCTCTGGCTGTGCTGTGGTGGTAAATATCTT AATGGTGTTTATTCTACACCAGTCTCCAGGCTCTCATGATCACAGCCATGATCACAGTAACACCAGTGTGAGGGCAGCTTTCATCCATGTGCTGGGAGACTTGCTGCAGAGTCTGGGAGTTCTGCTAGCTGCCACAATCATCTACTTTTGG CCTGAATGGAAAGTAGCAGATcctatttgtacatttttgttttccatACTTATTCTTGCAACAACATCCACTATTCTGAAAGAAATTTTCAGAGTGCTCATGGAGG GTATAGACTATGACTCTGTAAAAGACAGTCTGCTATCAGTCAGAGGAGTCAAAACAATACACAGTCTTCACATTTGGGCACTGACCATGAGTCAGCAACAGATGTCTGTCCATGTTCTCATAG ATGAACAAACTGATCCACATACTACACTTAAGGATATGACAAAATTGCTCCAGACTGAATTCAGCTTTCACAACATCACCATTCAGATAGAAGCATATTCAGAGGAAATGGCTTACTGCAGTGAGTGCCAGGACAGAACCGACTAA
- the dnajc5gb gene encoding dnaJ (Hsp40) homolog, subfamily C, member 5 gamma b: protein MTDPNKPGRKLSTSGESLYKTLDLQKGASSEDIKKAYRKLALRYHPDKNPDNPEAAEKFKVINNANSILNDETKRQIYDQYGSMGLYVADQFGEESVKYYFLMSKCWFKALFFCTMFFTCCCCFCCCCCCCGKCGSKEEEEEYFYVDPEQLEAQMFEEQNKGNQTVIVGQPVPSEAPGASPQGPVIIGMPIPSQDTVDH from the exons ATGACAGACCCCAACAAACCTGGGCGTAAGCTGTCCACATCAGGAGAAAGCTTATACAAGACCCTGGACTTGCAAAAAGGAGCTTCATCTGAGGACATTAAAAAAGCTTATAG AAAACTTGCACTCCGTTATCACCCAGACAAGAACCCAGACAACCCAGAGGCTGCTGAAAAGTTTAAAGTGATCAACAATGCTAACTCCATTCTTAATGATGAGACCAAACGTCAGATCTACGATCAGTATGGATCCATGGGCCTTTACGTGGCTGACCAGTTTGGAGAAGAAAGTGTTAAATACTATTTCCTCATGTCAAAATGCTGGTTCAAG GCACTTTTTTTCTGTACCATGTTCTTCACTTGCTGCTGttgcttctgctgctgctgctgctgctgtgggaAGTGTGGAtcaaaagaggaagaggaggaataCTTCTATGTGGATCCTGAGCAGCTTGAAGCTCAAATGTTTGAAGAGCAAAACAAAG GGAATCAAACTGTTATTGTCGGACAGCCAGTTCCCTCTGAAGCTCCAGGAGCTTCAC CACAGGGTCCTGTGATCATAGGCATGCCTATTCCTAGTCAAGACACTGTGGACCATTAA
- the tp53i3 gene encoding quinone oxidoreductase PIG3: MFHHPDEDTTMQAVCCKEPGGPEKLYLGRIPKPNPKNGEVLIKVYATALNRADLLQRRGLYPAPAGASNILGLEAAGVVTGFGLGVKRNFNLGDKVMALLSGGGYAQYVAVPEELLMPVPSHLTLYEAAAIPEAWLTAYQILHFIAQVKEGESVLIHAGASGVSTAAIQLARLFHAVPLVTAGSPDKLKIAEKLGAAAGFNYKDGDFSEKILQFTQGRGVDIILDCIGGSYWEKNIDSLAMDGRWVLYGVMGGGSVNGDLLGKLLFKRGHILSSLLRSRSLQYKAELVGSFVEQALPHFQPTDLTTSLRPIIDTMFNMENIADAHRYMEANKNAGKIIIKISET; the protein is encoded by the exons ATGTTTCACCATCCAGATGAAGACACT ACAATGCAGGCAGTATGTTGCAAAGAACCAGGTGGGCCGGAGAAGCTGTATTTAGGACGAATTCCCAAACCTAATCCTAAAAATGGGGAAGTCCTCATTAAAGTTTATGCAACTGCTTTAAACAGGGCTGACTTGTTACAG AGGAGAGGTCTTTACCCAGCTCCTGCAGGAGCAAGCAACATCCTTGGGCTGGAGGCTGCTGGGGTGGTCACTGGTTTTGGCCTTGGAGTCAAGAGGAATTTTAATCTAGGTGATAAGGTCATGGCTCTGCTTTCAGGAGGAGGATATGCACAGTACGTAGCTGTGCCTGAGGAACTTCTCATGCCAGTCCCTTCACATCTTACTCTCTACGAAGCTGCGGCAATCCCAGAGGCCTGGCTGACTGCCTACCAAATTCTGCACTTCATAG CCCAAGTTAAGGAGGGAGAGTCAGTGTTAATTCATGCTGGAGCGAGCGGCGTCAGTACTGCTGCCATTCAGCTTGCTCGTCTGTTTCATGCTGTTCCGTTGGTGACTGCTGGAAGCCCTGATAAGTTAAAGATTGCAGAAAAACTGGGTGCAGCTGCTGGGTTCAATTACAAAGACGGGGATTTCTCTGAAAAGATTCTGCAGTTTACGCAAG GCAGGGGGGTTGATATCATCCTTGACTGCATTGGTGGATCTTACTGGGAGAAAAATATTGATAGTTTGGCTATGGATGGAAGATGGGTTCTCTATGGTGTTATGGGGGGAGGATCAGTGAATGGAGACTTGCTTGGCAAACTTTTATTTAAGCGCGGTCACATTCTCAGTAGTCTTCTTAGGTCACGGAGTCTACAG taTAAGGCTGAACTAGTTGGGAGCTTCGTTGAGCAGGCTTTGCCACACTTTCAACCAACAGACCTGACCACGTCACTGAGGCCTATAATTGACACAATGTTTAACATGGAAAACATTGCTGATGCACACAGATACATGGAGGCCAACAAAAATGCTggaaaaatcataataaaaatttCAGAGacttaa
- the LOC132852373 gene encoding uncharacterized protein LOC132852373 codes for MQVKENTFTRMTSKAKLRKSNILLYIDTKQKNHKEDIDLQSKLEQIHRKYKLDLKLLHQDRECLLREHKKLLHLRVCEPRATVTNTMRAISTRRMTKSDLQYVRLPNSAPAGRRMFSGKAFSNQSEQLLGTRLLKSAMSARPKTSESKQLSILYLKDLALIDSISQKELEIQEEQKRQKMESQKQLYREKLQLKMQIFFSKLETI; via the exons ATGCAAGTTAAG GAAAACACTTTTACGCGTATGACTTCAAAGGCAAAACTtagaaaatcaaatattttgctGTATATTGACACAAAGCAAAAGAATCACAAAGAAGACATTGACCTTCAGTCGAAACTGGAACAAATTCACAGGAAATACAAACTGGATCTCAAACTGCTTCATCAAGACAGAGAATGTCTACTGAGAGAACACAAAAAGTTACTGCATTTAAGAGTCTGTGAACCTCGTGCAACTGTTACTAACACAATGAGAGCCATATCAACAAGAAGGATGACAAAAAGCGATCTTCAGTATGTTCGGCTTCCAAACTCAGCCCCAGCAGGCAGGAGGATGTTTTCAGGTAAAGCATTTTCAAATCAAAGTGAACAGCTGCTAGGAACAAGGCTCCTGAAATCAGCCATGTCTGCTCGGCCAAAGACTTCTGAATCGAAACAGTTGTCCATCCTGTATCTAAAAGACTTGGCCTTAATCGATAGCATTTCCCAGAAAGAGCTGGAAATCCAAGAAGAACAGAAAAGGCAAAAGATGGAAAGTCAGAAACAACTGTACAGAGAAAAACTGCAACTTAAAATGCAGATTTTCTTCAGCAAGTTAGAAACAATTTAa
- the cenpo gene encoding centromere protein O translates to MDNVRQKGVFDHLMMLERTEAAGLQRRLEEHLEELRTTAATLRAKRDRIRGETSDIKNLNDKMDQGLPLDDEATEAKIKQYLLMSRCMQLKDLQTAHRLIAGYNMVESKQGKSVCVSFHTAFEGVCLETYYMEVDLTRKVQINRHNIPPCIPLEKLAKENLQTDFKGFLQTLNLHLNALAGRKQQISLIEELLGTVEIIEKNQLCNFLALMCNTPAESDDAVLCTLEYGDLTRCLPTHVVIDSENKTLIESPRWKDNQVLLMETPVHSALLIMRKLGSIS, encoded by the exons ATGGACAACGTAAGACAAAAAG GTGTGTTTGATCACCTGATGATGTTAGAGAGGACTGAAGCTGCAGGACTGCAAAGACGTCTGGAGGAACATCTGGAGGAACTTCGTACAACAGCAGCAACACTTCGTGCAAAAAGAGACCGAATCCGTGGGGAAACATCCGACATAAAG AATCTGAATGATAAAATGGACCAGGGGCTGCCGCTAGACGATGAAGCAACTGAGGCAAAAATCAAACAATATTTGCTGATGTCCCGTTGTATGCAACTCAAGGATCTTCAAACTGCCCATCGACTCATTG CTGGATACAACATGGTAGAGAGCAAACAaggcaaaagtgtgtgtgtgtcatttcacACTGCCTTTGAGGGTGTTTGCCTGGAAACCTATTATATGGAGGTGGACCTCACCCGCAAGGTGCAGATCAATCGTCATAACATCCCCCCATGTATCCCACTGGAGAAACTCGCCAAGGAAAATCTACAGACTGATTTTAAGGGCTTTCTTCAAACACTCAACCTACACCTCAATGCTTTAGCTGGACGCAAACAGCAGATTTCCCTCATCGAG GAACTCCTTGGGACAGTAGAAATCATTGAGAAAAATCAATTGTGCAACTTTCTTGCCCTCATGTGCAACACCCCAGCAGAGAGCGATGATGCTGTTCTGTGTACGCTGGAGTATGGTGATCTCACCCGATGTCTCCCAACACATGTTGTCATTGACAGCGAAA ataaaaCACTTATAGAATCTCCACGGTGGAAGGATAACCAAGTGTTGCTCATGGAGACTCCAGTTCACAGTGCTCTTTTGATCATGAGAAAACTGGGAAGCATTTCATGA
- the slc5a6b gene encoding solute carrier family 5 member 6, translating to MDGTGQKYFTPIDFVLFALLLVASMAIGLYYALTGGWQRTTQEFLLADRSMGCLPLSLSLMASFQSAVAIVGTPAEIYTNGTQYWFIGCAYILGLLIPAHIFIPVFYRLHLTSVYQYLELRFSKAVRICGTVTFIFQMVVYMGVCVYTPALALNAVTGFHLWGTVLATGLVCTIYTTLGGLKAVIWTDVFQTLVMFAGQLAVVIVGVQQAGGLSEVWRKVSEGGLISGIDLNPDPTVRHTFWTLAFGGVFLMLSLYGVNQAQVQRYLSSRTEKEAVMSCYMVFPCLQLALGLSCLMGLVMFACYGNNSPLDKQYVTSKDQMVLYFVMDMLQGIPGLPGLFVACLFSASLSTISSAFNSLATVTMEDLIKPHYPSMSEARATILSKILAFSYGLLCLAMAYAVHLMNSSVLQAALSIFGMVGGPLLGLFCLGIFFPWSNSTGAVTGLVAGLIMAFWVGIGGFVAQIQLPHNGTSPLSTENMTLTTMSSILTPVTYKPSKPVGLHGFYSLSYMWYSALNSTVVVIIGLLVSLITGQMKKRDVTAGTVYPLLDNTHFFLQILSKPKLWCRSPPENRQITTHCEQLNGVAKPEENTGTEEEMETFLPLSQRSHLEKETSV from the exons ATGGACGGCACAGGACAGAAGTACTTcactcctattgactttgtgtTGTTTGCTCTGCTCCTGGTGGCTTCCATGGCCATAGGACTGTATTATGCCCTCACTGGAGGGTGGCAGAGAACCACACAGGAGTTCCTGTTGGCAGACAGGAGCATGGGGTGCCTgcccctttccctctctctcatggCCTCATTTCAATCTGCTGTTGCTATAGTGGGGACACCAGCAGAGATCTACACCAACGGCACACAGTACTGGTTCATCGGCTGCGCTTATATCCTGGGGCTCCTGATCCCAGCCCACATCTTCATTCCGGTGTTCTACAGACTCCATCTCACTAGTGTTTAT CAGTATCTGGAGCTGCGTTTCTCTAAAGCAGTCCGAATATGTGGGACGGTGACCTTCATTTTTCAGATG GTTGTTTATATGGGCGTTTGTGTATATACTCCAGCTCTTGCATTGAATGCAG TTACTGGTTTTCACTTGTGGGGAACAGTATTAGCAACTGGACTAGTGTGCACAATATACACGACGCTG GGTGGTCTGAAAGCAGTCATCTGGACAGACGTTTTTCAGACACTGGTGATGTTTGCAGGTCAGCTTGCTGTCGTCATCGTGGGTGTACAGCAGGCTGGGGGTCTTTCTGAAGTTTGGAGGAAGGTTTCAGAGGGAGGCCTGATCTCTGGAATCGA CCTAAATCCTGACCCGACTGTGAGACACACCTTCTGGACATTGGCATTTGGTGGTGTGTTTCTCATGCTCTCTTTATATGGTGTGAACCAGGCACAAGTGCAGAGGTACCTTAGCTCTCGCACAGAGAAAGAAGCTGTAAT GTCATGCTACATGGTGTTTCCCTGCCTTCAGCTTGCTTTAGGTCTAAGCTGTCTCATGGGGCTTGTTATGTTTGCATGTTATGGTAATAACAGTCCCTTAGACAAGCAATATGTCACATCTAAAGATCAG ATGGTCCTATACTTTGTCATGGACATGCTGCAGGGCATTCCTGGACTGCCTGGACTGTTTGTTGCATGCTTATTCAGTGCGTCATTAAG CACAATATCCTCAGCTTTCAACTCCTTGGCCACAGTAACAATGGAGGATTTAATTAAGCCTCATTATCCTTCTATGTCAGAGGCTAGAGCCACAATACTGTCCAAGATACTCG CCTTTTCATATGGCCTTTTATGCCTTGCTATGGCGTATGCTGTCCATTTGATGAACAGTTCTGTTTTGCAG GCAGCTCTCAGTATCTTTGGGATGGTGGGTGGTCCCTTGCTGGGACTCTTCTGTCTTGGGATCTTTTTCCCTTGGTCCAATAGTACT GGTGCTGTAACAGGACTAGTCGCTGGGCTCATCATGGCCTTCTGGGTTGGAATTGGTGGATTTGTGGCACAGATTCAGCTTCCACATAATGGCACTTCTCCACTATCAACAGAAAATATGACCTTGACTACAATGAGTTCGATATTAACTCCAGTCACTTATAAACCAAG TAAACCTGTTGGGCTACATGGCTTCTATTCTCTGTCCTACATGTGGTACAGTGCTCTCAACTCCACTGTTGTGGTGATTATTGGACTTCTTGTCAGTCTCATCACAG GTCAAATGAAGAAAAGAGATGTAACAGCTGGCACAGTTTATCCTCTGCTAGATAACACACATTTTTTCCTGCAAATCCTGTCAAAGCCCAAGCTTTGGTGTCGTTCACCTCCAGAGAACAGG caAATTACTACACATTGTGAGCAATTGAATGGTGTTGCCAAGCCAGAGGAAAATACCGGAACAGAGGAAGAAATGGAGACTTTTTTGCCACTGAGCCAAAGATCTCATTTAGAGAAGGAAACCTCGGTGTGA